From Anopheles darlingi chromosome 2, idAnoDarlMG_H_01, whole genome shotgun sequence, the proteins below share one genomic window:
- the LOC125959287 gene encoding putative mediator of RNA polymerase II transcription subunit 21, whose translation MEDSYGPEEMQQEQQEQQEQQEQQEGEQVTIEGPTPKVTSATPPPAPLRNNQKRSKNRGRRSGVRVRKQRKARQKREKREQAARLKAINFTEVELFLH comes from the exons ATGGAGGATAGCTATGGACCGGAGGAaatgcagcaggagcaacaggagcaacaggagcaacaaGAGCAACAGGAGGGAGAGCAG GTCACGATCGAGGGACCCACGCCGAAGGTGACCTCCGCCACTCCCCCGCCCGCTCCCCTGCGGAACAaccaaaaaagaagcaaaaaccgcggccgccgcagcGGCGTCCGCGTCCGCAAACAACGGAAGGCGCggcagaaaagggagaaaagggagCAGGCAGCAAGATTGAAAGCTATAA